The sequence GGTCGGACTGCTCGGCAATAAGCTCTCGTCACAGCTTTTACACGACAAAATAAGTGACAATCTCTCCCCCAAAAGCTATAACTGATCGACCCTGAAATGGTAACTCCGTTGCCATCTGACCCGGGACCAACTGATGAAGAAAAAGATGATTGTGGGTATTCCGTTAAGTGCCCTCCTGATTTACCTGGCTGTCAGGGGGATTCGCCTTGAGGACGTTGCCGACGGATTGACGGCCGTCAGATACAGATACATCCCTCCGGTCTTGATACTCATACTTTTGATACAAGTACTGAGATCACTGCGGTGGGGGGTAATCTTGAGCCCTATAGAAAAGGTTGATCAACTCTCACTTTTTTCTGTAACAAGTCTCGGTTTTTTAGCCATCGTTGCTATACCGGCAAGGCTTGGTGAACTGGCAAGACCCTATCTCATCTCAAAAAAAAGCAACATCAGGATGACCGCTGCCCTGGGGACTATCTTTGTGGAACGTGTCTTTGACAGTTTCACGATCCTCATCATGGCCGCTTTCGTTATTTTCTCCATACCCTTGCCCTCTTGGTTGACTGAGGCAAGTATCTTTTTCTTTTTAATCATCATGGCCATCCTGGCCATGATGGTCTTCATGATCGTCAAACGTGAGGCGTCTTTTAAGGCCATAGCTCCCCTTCTTAACCGACTACCGGACAGGTACGCCCACAAACTAAACCGTTTAATCCATCACTTTATAGATGGGTTTAAAATCATCACCCATACCCGAGCCCTCCTCTATGTTATGTTCCTGTCCGGCATAATATGGCTGATGGGGGTTCTGGTGATCTATATCCTCTTCTTCGCCTTCGGTTTCCATCTGCCTCCTGTCGCTGCTTTTGTCCTGATGATTATTCTCATTATCGGAATTACCATCCCCACCGCGCCGGGATTTATCGGAAACTGGCATTTCTTCTGTGTCCTGGGGCTCGGTCTGTTCAGCATTCCCCGCACAGATGCTTTTACCTTCGCCGTCATCTATCATTTCCTGTCCATCGGGATCGTGATCATCCTGGGACTGATATTTTTACCCTTTAATAAATTTCCCCTCTCCGGTCTCAACCTCCAGCTTTCCAAAGATCAGGGAACAGGAAACAGTAGCGGTAACCTATCCGGTTAAGGTAGACTTCCTGTGAAGCCCTCAGGAGCCACTTTTTACTTCCAAGCCGTAGTTTTTAATTTTTCTATGGAGATTGCTCCGCTCCAAACCAATAGCCTCCGCCGTCCTGGAAACATTTCCTTCATATTCCTGCAGTTTTCTTGCAAGATATTGCTTTTCAAAATTCATCTTTGCCAGCCGGTAAGAATTTACAGCATACCACGAATCATCCCAAGCAACATTTTGACTTCCCTTAACTAAGGGAGGGATATCACTCCCAGAAATTACATCTGAGGGGGTCATGATAACCAACCGTTCAATAATGTTCTTTAATTCTCTTACATTCCCGGGCCAGTTGTGCTCCATTAATACGGCCAGGGCATCTTCCGTCATTGATTTTTCAGTCTCTCCCTCTTTCAGAGCAAATTCCCTCAAGAAGCGCATCACTAAGAGAGGAATGTCCTCTTTCCTCTCCCTTAAGGGGGGAATTCTTAAAGGAATAACATTGAGCCGGTAGTAGAGATCCTGCCTGAACCTCCCCTCTTCCATCTCCTTTTCAAGATCCTTGTTGGTGGCGGCAAGTACCCGAACATCCGTGGCAATAAGCTTGGATCCACCTACCCTCTCAAACTTTTTTTCCTCGAGGATCCGGAGAATCTTTGCCTGAGCCTTCAGACTCATATCGGCCACCTCATCGAGAAAAATCGTTCCCTCATTAGCCAGATCAAACTTTCCCCTCCTTTTTTCTGTAGCTCCGGTAAAGGCCCCTTTTTCGTGGCCAAAAAGCTCGCTTTCTATCAATTCTTCCGGTATGGCAGCACAATTGACCTCAATGAATGGTTTCTGTGCCCTTTTGCTCTGACAATGGATTGACCTGGCAACGAGTTCCTTCCCCGTGCCATTTTCTCCCATGATTAAAATCCAGGCATTGGTTTGGGCTACAAGGCTGATCATCTCTTTTAATTCCTGAATCGGCCCACTGTTACCGGTAAGTTCGTACTCCCGGGTAACTTTCTGTTTTAATAGTACATTTTCCTCTTCTAAACGGATCATGTCCGAGACATGATTGGCAACGAGGATCACCTTTTCCAGGGAGAGGGGTTTTTCAATAAAGTCAAAAGCCCCGAGCTTCGTTGCCTTGACCGCCGTTTCAATTGTTCCGTGGCCCGAAATCATCACCACCCGTATCTCGGGATTTTCAGTCTTAATTATTTTGAGAGTCTCAATTCCATCTATCCCCGGAAGCCATATGTCGAGGAAGATAAGAAAGGGAAACTCCTCTTTGATAATCTTTAGTGCCTCTTCCCCACTCCCTGCCGTCAGGACATCGTACCCCTCATCGTTTAGAACAGCTCCCAGAGACTTACAGATACTCTTCTCGTCATCTACAATCAGTATTGTTTTATTCATAAGATCTACACAATACCCATTACATCATTAGCTTTTCAGCCCCCTCACCCCTGAGTTACCGGCAGTTCGATGGCAATAATGGTTCCCGTCGGACTATTGTCCCTCACACTTACATGACCATGATGATCCGATATAATCGAATTCACAATGGCAAGTCCAAGACCTGTCCCGGACCTCTTTGTGGAAAAGTAGGGTTCAAACATCTTCATCTTATAGCCGGCAGGTATACCAGGACCATTGTCAGCAACCTCTACCCTGGCCCTTCGCTGGGTCTCATCATAAGAGGTCCTGATTTCGATGCGACCATCTTTTCCACCCGCTGCGGCAACGGCATTATCCAAAAGATTGATCATAACTCGCTTTATCTGTTCCGGATCAAGATTTAATTTTGGTATATCCGTCCCCTGCTGAAGATCAAAATGTATATCCTTATGGGCATCCTGAAAGAGAAGAACAGAATCTCTTATAGTTTCATTAAGATCGTTGGGAAAAAGGTTGGTAACCGGCATCCGCGCATAGAGGGAAAACTCATTGACCAGTTTTCTCATTACCTCAACCTGATTGATGATCGTCCTGGTGCATTCATAAAACACGGGGTCATCATCACCCAATTTTGCGCCATACTTTTTCTGCAACCGCTGGGCAGAAAGCTGCACCGGTGTCAAGGGGTTTTTTATCTCATGGGCTATCCTTCTTGCCACCTCGCGCCATGCCGCTGCCCTCTCCGCCATCTGAAGTTGTGTAAGATCCTCAAAAACCACCACCATACCGAGATCATTGTTATCATCATCTTTTATTACGGTTACTGTCGTTAAAACCATCAATTTCCCGTCTTTAAGCGCTAATTCGATCTGTTTCTCTACAAAATCATCCCCGCGCACCCTCATTTCTCTAAGCAATTCATTAACCAAAACCATATGTTCAGGGTATAAAACATCTCTATAACACCTGTTGAGGACTTTTTCCGTCTTTATACCAAGCATTTTCTCCGCCGCACTGTTGACGGTTGTGATAACGCCGTCTTTATCAACAGAAACAATACCTGCAGATACGTTCCGGAGGATTGTTTCCATGTATTTTCTCCGCTGGTCAAGATCTATATTGGCCTGCTCCAGGTCTTTGTTGCTTTTCTTTAAATCTTCCGTCATTTGGTTGAAAGAATCAACAAGAATGCCTATCTCGTCATCGGCCTTGATATTTATACGGTAGTCAAGATTTCCCTGGGCTATTTTACGTGTTGCCTCTGCCAGGTCCTGGATGGGAACCGTTATACCCTTGGCCA comes from Syntrophales bacterium and encodes:
- a CDS encoding lysylphosphatidylglycerol synthase transmembrane domain-containing protein, whose translation is MKKKMIVGIPLSALLIYLAVRGIRLEDVADGLTAVRYRYIPPVLILILLIQVLRSLRWGVILSPIEKVDQLSLFSVTSLGFLAIVAIPARLGELARPYLISKKSNIRMTAALGTIFVERVFDSFTILIMAAFVIFSIPLPSWLTEASIFFFLIIMAILAMMVFMIVKREASFKAIAPLLNRLPDRYAHKLNRLIHHFIDGFKIITHTRALLYVMFLSGIIWLMGVLVIYILFFAFGFHLPPVAAFVLMIILIIGITIPTAPGFIGNWHFFCVLGLGLFSIPRTDAFTFAVIYHFLSIGIVIILGLIFLPFNKFPLSGLNLQLSKDQGTGNSSGNLSG
- a CDS encoding sigma-54 dependent transcriptional regulator, translating into MNKTILIVDDEKSICKSLGAVLNDEGYDVLTAGSGEEALKIIKEEFPFLIFLDIWLPGIDGIETLKIIKTENPEIRVVMISGHGTIETAVKATKLGAFDFIEKPLSLEKVILVANHVSDMIRLEEENVLLKQKVTREYELTGNSGPIQELKEMISLVAQTNAWILIMGENGTGKELVARSIHCQSKRAQKPFIEVNCAAIPEELIESELFGHEKGAFTGATEKRRGKFDLANEGTIFLDEVADMSLKAQAKILRILEEKKFERVGGSKLIATDVRVLAATNKDLEKEMEEGRFRQDLYYRLNVIPLRIPPLRERKEDIPLLVMRFLREFALKEGETEKSMTEDALAVLMEHNWPGNVRELKNIIERLVIMTPSDVISGSDIPPLVKGSQNVAWDDSWYAVNSYRLAKMNFEKQYLARKLQEYEGNVSRTAEAIGLERSNLHRKIKNYGLEVKSGS
- a CDS encoding ATP-binding protein, encoding MRSHRHIEIDVEESRKRRRERIIIVVLFFVVVLATFLESYLFRREDVLSLPNNVFIFGLININIILIIFLVFLIVRNVVKLIYERRHGIIGSKLRTKLVTAFVSLSLIPTVFLFLIATNFLSYNIDNWFNIKIGDTLNKTLEIARLYYQQTAEHAKHYARQISSDITKNRLYERERTDYLRTLIEQRQESYRLGIVGVYFDNREENLIIKDRGNPDICPLSLSPKILEDIFVGKETSAIQSSDVGDLISGLTPIYSYLSPKEVIGVVVVSYYIPKSLVDKMAAISKTSERYRQLHLLKNPIKLSYIIILFIVTLLIIFSATWFGLFLAKGITVPIQDLAEATRKIAQGNLDYRINIKADDEIGILVDSFNQMTEDLKKSNKDLEQANIDLDQRRKYMETILRNVSAGIVSVDKDGVITTVNSAAEKMLGIKTEKVLNRCYRDVLYPEHMVLVNELLREMRVRGDDFVEKQIELALKDGKLMVLTTVTVIKDDDNNDLGMVVVFEDLTQLQMAERAAAWREVARRIAHEIKNPLTPVQLSAQRLQKKYGAKLGDDDPVFYECTRTIINQVEVMRKLVNEFSLYARMPVTNLFPNDLNETIRDSVLLFQDAHKDIHFDLQQGTDIPKLNLDPEQIKRVMINLLDNAVAAAGGKDGRIEIRTSYDETQRRARVEVADNGPGIPAGYKMKMFEPYFSTKRSGTGLGLAIVNSIISDHHGHVSVRDNSPTGTIIAIELPVTQG